The Glycine max cultivar Williams 82 chromosome 17, Glycine_max_v4.0, whole genome shotgun sequence genome contains the following window.
CAATAAACATCACAACAACAATAACCAAATCAGCTTAAGTTTATTACTCAACTACAAAGCCTGCTGAAAGAAGAGTTCTACCTACACATGCATACTAAATCCAAATTGTAGACCAAGGAGATAAATAAACTTAAAGGTAATAGACAATATGCTTGCTTGACTTCAGTCTCTTTCATGGATAACTTCCCATGGTTTAGCCTGAGCCTCCAAGTACACCCTTAAGCTTCTTCACCAGAGCAGCATCAAGGAAAGTGGTTTGTACTATCAATGGTGTGGGGAAACTACTTTTGAACAAAGCGAAGTCCAGAATTTGTAGACCAGGATTGGAGCTACTGAAGCTTACAATTGCCAGGGCTGAAGATTTGCCTGCATTGATTTGGAAATGAAGCAAGCCTTGAGGGAATGCCATAACATCCCCCTTCTTAAGAGTTTTGAGGTAGACAATGTTGGCAGAAGAAATGAATCCAGCTAGGATGCTCCCTTCAATTACAACAAGTAATTCTGAAGCTCCAGGATGAGTGTGAAGTGGTATAACTCCACCTGCTGCTAAGTCCAAACGTGCTGCGGAAATGCCAAGACCGTTGAGACCAGCAAACTGAGCATCAAATGCAGGGGTCACTGCAGCTTTGATAATGTTTGAGGTGTTACCAGCAATGCCAAGGCCACTGTAAGCAAAATCATCTGCTGTGACCTTTGAAGGCTTCTTGCAGGAATATCCTGCAGGTCCAATAGGACCTGCATAATCTGCAACACAGAAATCTAGGACAGAAGCAtgggagaaagagagaagagaaaaaatgaggGAGATAATGAGAATCATCGTTTATTGTAGATTGGTATGTTCTCAACTTAACTCTGAAGTAGTATTGATAAGGGGTTTGGTTACATTATATATTGTTAGAGCGGGGAGGGCATGGACCTCTTTTTTACCATTGCCATTGATTGAATTGCTTCAATATGGTTTAAAATGGATAGATTTTTCTCACCTATATCTATAAACGACAGAATTTGAGCTAGGATTGATGCATGTGAATGTCAACTTTTTCCCTAGATAACAACAAGGACCTACTTTTTGTTTGAATGCAATGGAAAACAGGCATCTTTCGAGTATCTTCTTTTACTGTAAAAGATATTATTTCTTCATGTGGTCAGTTGCTCTAATTTGCATGCGTGATTATTGGTACTGACTTAAACTCAAATCTCCTTCTGGTTAATGTGGTTCTTTTTAATTCCGGGTCAATCTGTCTTA
Protein-coding sequences here:
- the LOC100800387 gene encoding germin-like protein precursor, with amino-acid sequence MILIISLIFSLLSFSHASVLDFCVADYAGPIGPAGYSCKKPSKVTADDFAYSGLGIAGNTSNIIKAAVTPAFDAQFAGLNGLGISAARLDLAAGGVIPLHTHPGASELLVVIEGSILAGFISSANIVYLKTLKKGDVMAFPQGLLHFQINAGKSSALAIVSFSSSNPGLQILDFALFKSSFPTPLIVQTTFLDAALVKKLKGVLGGSG